From Zingiber officinale cultivar Zhangliang chromosome 5B, Zo_v1.1, whole genome shotgun sequence, the proteins below share one genomic window:
- the LOC121986578 gene encoding uncharacterized protein LOC121986578, producing MADASSSSSLSISSIPAISSDLAWQYGIAVEGHRSTIICVICNKTIRRGGISRLKYHLAGIEGNVEACKKVSDDVKWQMKQLINSLNKNQEQRKRLRNEIGGSSSASVNDREEPVMDTPSSTLGGSSNLNARCSSQSGSKPKLQSFFPPRTTQGAQPGIRSALATKEPIHNATMAMARWWYDANIPFNAAKSNYYQPMVDVITSIGLGFKAPSYHDLRCNLLREVVHDVNVYLLGIKKEWEVYGCSIMADGWTNQRQEPIINFLMYCPKGTMFLKSIDTSGLRKDKDTLLEIFDQVVHEVGVENVVQFITDNDASYKVAGKALLLVQP from the coding sequence ATGGCTGATGCTTCAAGTAGTAGTTCTTTATCCATAAGTTCTATTCCAGCAATATCGAGTGATCTAGCATGGCAATATGGGATAGCAGTGGAAGGACACCGTAGTACTATCATTTGTGTCATTTGCAACAAAACAATCAGAAGAGGAGGTATTTCACGCCTCAAATATCATCTAGCTGGAATAGAAGGAAATGTTGAAGCTTGTAAAAAAGTTTCTGATGATGTGAAGTGGCAAATGAAGCAACTAATTAATAGCTTGAATAAAAATCAAGAGCAAAGGAAGCGATTGAGAAATGAAATTGGAGGTTCTAGTAGTGCATCTGTCAATGATCGGGAAGAACCTGTAATGGATACTCCTTCTTCTACTCTTGGAGGAAGTTCTAACCTAAATGCAAGATGTAGCAGTCAAAGTGGATCAAAACCAAAGCTTCAAAGCTTTTTTCCTCCTAGAACAACACAAGGGGCACAACCTGGGATTAGAAGTGCACTTGCCACAAAAGAACCAATTCATAATGCAACCATGGCTATGGCAAGATGGTGGTATGATGCTAATATTCCATTCAATGCAGCAAAATCAAATTATTATCAACCAATGGTGGATGTTATCACTTCAATTGGCCTTGGGTTTAAAGCACCATCTTATCATGATTTGAGGTGCAATCTTTTGAGGGAGGTGGTTCATGATGTCAATGTTTATCTCTTAGGGATTAAGAAAGAATGGGAGGTTTATGGATGCTCCATTATGGCTGATGGGTGGACAAATCAAAGGCAAGAGCCAATTATAAACTTCTTAATGTATTGTCCAAAAGGTACCATGTTTCTAAAATCTATTGACACATCAGGACTTAGGAAGGACAAAGATACTTTACTTGAGATCTTTGATCAAGTTGTTCATGAGGTGGGGGTAGAAAATGTGGTTCAGTTCATTACTGATAATGATGCAAGTTACAAAGTTGCTGGGAAAgcattactgttggtgcaaccttag
- the LOC121986579 gene encoding uncharacterized protein LOC121986579: MFTCDKWVGSNYAKGSVGKEIIAIILQDKEYWVQCQYIIKVTKPLVRVLRLVDSEEKPAMGYLFEAMEKAKETIKVRLRNKITQYGPYIRVIDARWDKQLHSPLHAAGCFLNPAIYFSPSFTKQKEVARGLLTTITRLVPDDDVQDKISAQLEEYKTSTGDFGLSIAIRQREKLNPVAWWAQFGNDASELQKFAIRVLSQCCSATGCEKNWSVFEFIHSKKRNRLDHKRLNDLVFVRYNLKLRERNLSKTKSSLDPISLDNIDLLEDWISEEPSLLDGEDLSWEMVDAPFASLSLDDDEEAPNFNDEDDNEGDDDIAPIRDFDPSIYVFDDD; encoded by the exons ATGTTCACTTGTGATAAATGGGTGGGATCAAACTATGCTAAAGGTAGTGTTGGGAAAGAAATAATTGCAATTATTTTGCAAGACAAAGAGTATTGGGTGCAATGTCAGTATATAATTAAGGTCACCAAACCTTTGGTGCGAGTTCTTCGATTGGTGGACAGTGAGGAAAAACCAGCAATGGGATATCTGTTTGAGGCAATGGAAAAAGCTAAAGAAACAATTAAAGTAAGGTTGAGGAATAAGATTACACAATATGGCCCTTACATTAGGGTGATTGATGCAAGATGGGATAAACAACTTCATAGTCCATTGCATGCAGCTGGTTGCTTTCTTAATCCTGCAATTTATTTCAGTCcatcattcacaaaacaaaaAGAGGTTGCTCGAGGATTGCTTACAACAATTACTAGGCTTGTTCCTGATGATGATGTTCAAGATAAAATTAGTGCACAACTTGAAGAGTACAAGACCTCAACTGGGGACTTTGGCTTGTCTATAGCTATTCGTCAACGTGAGAAGTTAAATCCAG TTGCATGGTGGGCTCAATTTGGTAATGATGCTTCGGAGCTTCAAAAGTTTGCTATTCGAGTTCTTAGCCAATGTTGTAGTGCCACTGGATGCGAAAAAAATTGGAGCGTTTTTGAGTTCATTCATTCTAAGAAACGAAATAGACTTGATCATAAAAGGCTAAATGACTTGGTATTTGTTCGTTATAATCTCAAGCTTCGAGAAAG GAATTTAAGTAAGACAAAGAGCTCTTTGGATCCAATTAGTCTTGATAATATTGACTTGTTAGAAGATTGGATAAGTGAAGAACCCAGCCTTCTTGATGGAGAAGATTTGAGTTGGGAGATGGTTGATGCACCATTTGCTTCATTGAGCTTGGATGATGATGAAGAAGCtcctaattttaatgatgaagatGATAATGAAGGAGATGATGATATTGCACCTATACGAGATTTTGATCCTTCTATTTATGTATTTGATGATGATTAG